From Virgibacillus ihumii, the proteins below share one genomic window:
- a CDS encoding MarR family winged helix-turn-helix transcriptional regulator → MELRKLINRYQDATNSIYRNVNSMMKEKIHSDITTDQFATLQYIQKHEECTSTDIAHAFGVGKSAVTAQITRLYEKDLIKRVRDENDRRNVYLYVTEKGIKLIEYTEEEIYTEIGKYLGHFDEEEITEFISSLEKLASIMEREDKPE, encoded by the coding sequence ATGGAACTGAGGAAGCTCATCAACCGCTACCAGGATGCAACAAACAGCATCTATCGCAATGTAAACAGTATGATGAAAGAAAAAATACATTCCGATATTACAACCGATCAGTTTGCAACACTGCAGTATATTCAAAAACATGAAGAATGCACCAGCACTGACATCGCACATGCTTTTGGAGTCGGAAAAAGTGCAGTTACAGCACAAATCACCCGACTGTATGAAAAAGATTTAATCAAGCGGGTCAGGGATGAAAATGATCGACGAAATGTTTATTTATATGTCACAGAAAAAGGTATAAAACTTATCGAATACACAGAAGAAGAAATTTATACGGAAATCGGTAAATACCTGGGCCATTTTGACGAAGAAGAAATAACTGAGTTTATCAGTTCACTGGAAAAACTGGCTTCCATCATGGAACGGGAGGATAAACCTGAATGA
- a CDS encoding ABC transporter ATP-binding protein: protein MFQVFKKLDWFFKHYWKRYTFAIIALIVSSAIGLIPPKLVGYVIDKIQFETLTMKVLVILIAGYITLTIVHYAISFLWDYTLFGGAVILERWTRSKLMAHFLKMTPTFFGKYRTGDLMARSTNDLKAINQTAGFGVLTLVDSTTFMFMIVAMMGFTISWPLTLAALIPLPVMAVVMNKYGAAIHTRFMKAQEAFADMNNDVLESIRGVRVVRAFVQEEQDEVRFQTMTNDVYEKNIAVAKIDALFEPTIKILVGMSYTIGLGYGALLVFEGRITLGDLVTFNVYLGMLIWPMFAVGELINILQRGNASLDRVNNTLDYQADVSDPSEPMNVDTLDAIQFNNVSFAYPGGAVNQLENINLTVKKGQTIGVVGKTGAGKTTVFKLLLRQYPGINGSIKMAGAELDTIQLKQLRDWIGYVPQDQIMFSKSIRENIQFGKADATDQEIYRVMDLAHFLNDIKQLPNDLDTEVGESGVTLSGGQKQRVALARAFIKDPEVLILDDSMSAVDGKTESKIIEHLRQERKNKTTFIAAHRMSAVTHADHIIVLEDGKIVEEGTHNELMKLNGWYKHQYQQQQLDGKEVSS from the coding sequence ATGTTTCAGGTTTTTAAAAAGCTCGATTGGTTTTTTAAACATTATTGGAAACGATATACGTTCGCGATAATTGCATTGATTGTTTCCAGTGCAATCGGGTTGATTCCACCGAAATTGGTGGGTTATGTTATTGATAAAATACAATTCGAAACGTTGACGATGAAAGTATTGGTGATCCTTATTGCGGGGTATATCACCTTAACTATTGTCCATTACGCCATTTCTTTTTTGTGGGATTATACATTGTTCGGCGGTGCGGTGATTTTGGAACGGTGGACACGGAGCAAGCTGATGGCACATTTTCTGAAAATGACACCGACGTTTTTTGGAAAATACCGTACAGGAGATCTCATGGCACGCAGTACGAACGACTTGAAAGCAATTAATCAGACAGCAGGCTTTGGTGTGCTGACGCTGGTCGATTCAACTACATTCATGTTCATGATTGTGGCGATGATGGGCTTTACAATCAGCTGGCCGCTCACCCTTGCAGCGTTAATTCCTTTGCCCGTTATGGCGGTTGTCATGAATAAATACGGGGCGGCGATTCATACCAGGTTTATGAAAGCGCAGGAAGCTTTTGCTGACATGAACAATGACGTTCTTGAGTCTATTCGCGGGGTACGCGTTGTCAGAGCGTTTGTCCAGGAGGAACAGGATGAAGTTCGATTCCAAACAATGACGAATGATGTTTATGAAAAAAACATTGCAGTTGCTAAAATTGATGCTTTGTTTGAGCCGACGATAAAAATCCTTGTCGGAATGTCGTACACAATCGGACTTGGGTATGGTGCATTGCTCGTGTTTGAAGGCCGGATTACACTCGGCGATCTTGTTACGTTCAATGTATATCTTGGGATGCTGATTTGGCCGATGTTTGCGGTCGGTGAACTGATCAATATTCTGCAGCGGGGGAATGCTTCACTTGACAGAGTTAACAATACACTGGACTATCAGGCGGATGTGTCGGATCCGAGTGAACCGATGAATGTTGATACCTTGGATGCAATTCAGTTTAACAATGTTTCGTTTGCCTATCCGGGGGGAGCTGTCAACCAGCTGGAGAATATTAATCTTACTGTAAAGAAAGGACAGACGATTGGTGTGGTTGGTAAAACCGGTGCTGGAAAAACGACAGTATTTAAGTTGTTGCTCAGGCAGTATCCGGGTATTAATGGCTCGATAAAAATGGCCGGTGCCGAACTGGACACAATTCAGTTGAAACAATTACGCGACTGGATTGGTTATGTCCCACAGGATCAGATCATGTTCTCCAAGTCAATTCGTGAAAATATCCAATTCGGAAAAGCGGATGCTACGGATCAGGAAATTTACCGGGTAATGGATTTGGCTCATTTTCTGAACGATATTAAACAGCTTCCGAACGATTTGGATACAGAAGTAGGGGAAAGTGGTGTTACACTTTCAGGCGGACAAAAACAGCGTGTAGCACTTGCACGGGCATTTATTAAAGATCCTGAGGTTCTGATTCTGGATGATTCCATGTCAGCGGTCGACGGTAAAACTGAATCAAAAATTATTGAGCATCTGCGGCAGGAACGAAAAAATAAAACAACATTTATTGCGGCACATCGGATGTCTGCGGTAACGCACGCAGACCATATCATTGTGCTGGAAGACGGAAAGATTGTTGAAGAGGGAACACATAATGAACTCATGAAGCTGAACGGCTGGTATAAGCATCAATATCAGCAGCAGCAATTGGACGGTAAGGAGGTGTCCTCCTAA
- a CDS encoding MMPL family transporter, with product MKHILRFRWLIAGAWVAAVLALFFLSPNLQELVSKKGQITVPEDYPSQEAQELLDKMSPDEGEQATSAVLVFHDDDGLDKSETKQVKEAIDQLQANKKDLGVSDILAFTEGQEIKEQTVSEDNKTIMVPFSVSLKNQEIVESREKIYNTVDGIKVDHYLTGQDYIQQDIIKNSQEGLKKTEIITVGLILIILFAVFKSVVAPFIPLLTVGISYIAAQSVVAILADTAGFPLSTFTQIFMVAVMFGIGTDYCILLISRFKEEIAHQESIKDAVLATYKSGGKTIFFAGLAVLIGFSTIGLSTFTLYRSAVAVAVGVAVMLIALATLVPFFLSVLGNKLFWPFDKNVNHKESKIWGAAGNFAWARPIAALLIVAVITVPALLTYDGAKSYNSLEEIGDEYDSVKGFNIIADSFGPGQTMPSSVVVKTDEPVDSVSEYQDIAKITQELAQMEGVNQVRSATRPAGEIIDDFLVKSQTGQLTNGVGQSTEGIKKIQDGLQKAASELNNALPQLEDAESGVSQLMQGTQKANNGLGDISNALTEIQNGIQSGAQGAGEIKSNLQTIKSNLDQSIAGNQQLLNGYEQIAEGLSGFGAKSIDTGKLDEMINTLKTAKENIKTVRDAALKSNPELKQNTEFMQSYGAAKQRIEGTIAGIKKMQSKLNKLGDASQQLQKEVIGPLNTLNDKFAQSIAGQQKLSDGIGQLIGAIDQLQSGLNKAADGQNQVTNNIPSLQDGLSQIYGGQEELKTAFSDMQKQLNTLSNGLNDSSKGLKKINNGLKDMQRYLKEFETNKTNNTVVIPKQALENEDFMEGTKPYLSEEKSIVKFDVVLESNPYSTEAMNMVDKIENMFNDNKKGTVFANSNPKIGGVSSTNNDLQNISDADYTRTAILMIAGIFIILIIMLRSFIMPIYLIGSLILTYFTSMAFAELIFVNIFDYAGLSWAIPFFAFVMLMALGIDYSIFLMDRFNEYKNGSIKEALLSAMKNMGTVIISAAVILGGTFGAMLPSGVLSLLQIATVVIFGLFLYAFVMLPLFVPVLVRLFGKANWWPFKK from the coding sequence ATGAAACACATATTACGTTTTCGTTGGTTAATAGCCGGGGCATGGGTTGCGGCGGTTTTGGCGCTATTTTTTCTTTCCCCGAACCTGCAGGAGCTTGTCAGTAAGAAAGGGCAAATAACCGTTCCGGAAGATTATCCGTCCCAGGAAGCTCAGGAGCTGCTTGATAAAATGTCACCGGATGAAGGAGAGCAAGCCACGAGTGCTGTTCTCGTCTTCCACGATGATGATGGCCTCGATAAATCTGAAACAAAACAAGTCAAAGAAGCTATTGACCAACTTCAAGCTAACAAAAAGGATCTTGGTGTATCTGACATTTTAGCGTTCACAGAAGGCCAGGAAATTAAAGAACAAACCGTTTCGGAAGACAATAAAACAATAATGGTTCCATTCAGCGTCTCCTTGAAAAATCAGGAAATCGTTGAGTCACGGGAAAAGATTTACAACACGGTTGATGGCATTAAAGTTGACCATTATTTGACCGGTCAGGATTATATCCAGCAGGACATTATCAAAAACTCGCAGGAGGGACTGAAAAAAACCGAAATTATTACAGTCGGACTGATTCTCATTATCCTGTTCGCTGTTTTCAAGTCAGTGGTTGCACCATTCATCCCGCTGCTGACAGTTGGTATAAGTTATATAGCAGCACAAAGTGTTGTAGCAATTTTAGCAGACACAGCGGGCTTCCCGTTATCAACCTTTACACAAATATTCATGGTCGCCGTCATGTTTGGAATCGGTACAGACTACTGCATCCTGCTGATCAGCAGATTTAAAGAGGAAATCGCCCATCAAGAATCGATCAAGGATGCTGTACTGGCAACGTATAAATCCGGCGGAAAAACGATCTTTTTCGCAGGTTTGGCTGTACTGATCGGATTCTCTACAATCGGGCTGTCAACTTTTACCTTATACCGGTCAGCAGTAGCAGTTGCGGTCGGTGTAGCGGTTATGCTGATTGCCCTGGCCACATTAGTGCCATTTTTCCTGTCTGTATTGGGAAATAAACTATTTTGGCCCTTTGATAAAAATGTGAATCATAAAGAAAGCAAAATATGGGGTGCTGCCGGGAATTTTGCATGGGCACGGCCAATTGCGGCACTATTAATTGTCGCTGTCATTACAGTACCCGCGCTGCTGACATATGATGGTGCAAAATCCTATAATTCACTTGAAGAAATTGGCGATGAGTACGACTCTGTCAAAGGATTCAACATTATTGCGGACAGCTTCGGTCCCGGCCAGACAATGCCATCTTCGGTAGTTGTTAAAACAGATGAACCTGTCGATTCCGTCAGTGAGTACCAGGATATTGCCAAAATCACACAGGAATTGGCACAGATGGAAGGTGTCAATCAGGTTCGCAGTGCAACTAGACCAGCTGGCGAAATTATCGATGATTTTCTCGTGAAAAGCCAGACCGGTCAGCTTACAAACGGGGTCGGGCAAAGTACTGAAGGGATCAAAAAAATTCAGGACGGTCTCCAAAAAGCAGCATCAGAACTGAATAACGCGTTGCCGCAGCTTGAGGATGCGGAATCCGGTGTCAGTCAACTGATGCAAGGCACACAAAAAGCAAATAACGGTCTTGGCGACATCAGCAATGCACTTACGGAAATTCAAAACGGCATTCAGTCCGGTGCACAAGGAGCTGGTGAAATAAAGAGCAATCTGCAGACGATCAAAAGTAATCTGGATCAATCGATTGCCGGCAATCAGCAGTTGTTGAATGGGTATGAGCAGATTGCTGAAGGTCTTTCAGGATTTGGAGCAAAATCAATCGATACAGGCAAACTGGATGAGATGATAAACACATTAAAAACGGCCAAAGAAAACATCAAAACAGTCCGGGATGCTGCCTTGAAGTCCAATCCTGAACTAAAACAAAACACGGAGTTCATGCAATCCTATGGTGCTGCCAAACAGCGTATTGAAGGCACGATAGCCGGTATCAAAAAAATGCAGTCGAAACTTAACAAGCTTGGGGACGCCTCACAACAGCTGCAAAAAGAAGTCATCGGACCTTTAAATACGTTGAATGATAAATTCGCACAATCAATCGCCGGACAACAGAAACTGTCTGACGGCATCGGCCAATTAATCGGTGCAATCGACCAATTACAGTCCGGGCTGAACAAAGCTGCTGACGGTCAGAATCAGGTTACCAATAACATTCCAAGTCTGCAGGATGGCTTGTCACAGATTTATGGCGGACAAGAGGAATTAAAAACCGCCTTCTCAGATATGCAAAAACAGCTTAACACCTTATCGAACGGATTGAATGACAGTTCGAAAGGTTTGAAGAAAATCAATAATGGACTAAAAGATATGCAGCGTTATTTGAAAGAGTTTGAAACAAATAAAACCAATAACACAGTGGTTATACCAAAACAGGCGCTGGAAAATGAAGACTTTATGGAAGGTACCAAGCCATATCTTTCAGAGGAGAAATCGATTGTTAAATTTGACGTAGTATTGGAATCCAATCCGTATTCAACCGAAGCAATGAACATGGTTGATAAGATCGAGAATATGTTTAATGACAATAAAAAAGGTACGGTATTTGCTAACAGCAATCCGAAAATCGGCGGTGTTAGCAGTACAAACAACGATCTGCAAAATATTTCCGATGCCGACTATACACGGACAGCTATCCTGATGATAGCAGGTATTTTCATCATCCTGATCATTATGCTCCGTTCATTTATTATGCCGATTTATTTAATTGGATCACTGATTCTGACATATTTCACGTCAATGGCTTTTGCCGAGCTGATTTTTGTCAATATATTCGATTATGCCGGGCTTTCCTGGGCCATTCCATTCTTTGCCTTTGTCATGCTCATGGCACTCGGCATCGATTACAGTATCTTTTTAATGGACCGGTTTAATGAGTACAAAAATGGAAGTATTAAGGAAGCCTTGTTATCAGCAATGAAAAACATGGGGACGGTCATCATTTCCGCTGCGGTTATTTTAGGCGGAACATTCGGAGCAATGCTCCCATCCGGCGTCTTGTCACTTCTGCAAATAGCAACAGTTGTTATTTTCGGTCTGTTCCTGTATGCATTTGTGATGCTGCCATTGTTTGTACCGGTATTGGTTCGTCTGTTCGGCAAGGCAAATTGGTGGCCGTTTAAGAAGTAG